A region of the Pseudomonas sp. A34-9 genome:
CAGCACCTTCGACGCAATCGCCGTGACCCTGGAAACGATGATCCACGGCGTGACGTTTGCGCTGACCTGGTTCAACCCACTGGTCTTGATTGGCCTGATCGCCCTGCTCGCGCACTTGATCCAGCGCAAATGGGGATTGACCGCTTTCGTGATCGCCTCCTTCTTGCTGATCCTCAATCTGGGTTACTGGCAGGAAACCATGGAAACCCTCGCCCAGGTCATGTTCGCGACCCTGGTCTGCGTGGTCATCGGCGTGCCGTTGGGCATCGTCGCCGCGCACAAACCGATGTTCTACACGTTAATGCGTCCGGTACTCGATCTGATGCAGACCGTACCGACCTTCGTTTACCTCATTCCTACCCTGACCCTCTTCGGGCTGGGTGTGGTGCCGGGCCTGATCTCCACGGTGGTGTTCGCCATCGCAGCGCCGATCCGCCTGACCTACCTGGGCATCCGCGATGTCCCGCAAGAACTGATGGACGCCGGCAAGGCCTTCGGCTGCTCGCGTCGCCAATTGCTCTCACGGATCGAACTGCCTCACGCCATGCCGAGCATCGCGGCCGGCATCACCCAATGCATCATGCTGTCGTTGTCGATGGTGGTGATCGCCGCACTGGTAGGCGCCGACGGACTCGGCAAACCGGTGGTCAACGCACTGAACACTGCTGATATCGCCCTGGGCTTCGAAGCGGGCCTGGCGATCGTACTGCTGGCGATCATGCTCGACCGTATCTGCAAACAACCCGACGCCAAAGTAGGGGGTGACGCATGAGCATAATTCGCTTCGAAGACGTCGACGTAATCTTCTCCAAGGATCCACGCGAGGCGCTCAAGCTGCTGGATCAGGGTATGACCCGCAACGAGATCCTGAAGAA
Encoded here:
- the choW gene encoding choline ABC transporter permease subunit, translated to MLIDQKIPLGQYIAGFVEWLTQHGASTFDAIAVTLETMIHGVTFALTWFNPLVLIGLIALLAHLIQRKWGLTAFVIASFLLILNLGYWQETMETLAQVMFATLVCVVIGVPLGIVAAHKPMFYTLMRPVLDLMQTVPTFVYLIPTLTLFGLGVVPGLISTVVFAIAAPIRLTYLGIRDVPQELMDAGKAFGCSRRQLLSRIELPHAMPSIAAGITQCIMLSLSMVVIAALVGADGLGKPVVNALNTADIALGFEAGLAIVLLAIMLDRICKQPDAKVGGDA